The Chrysemys picta bellii isolate R12L10 chromosome 12, ASM1138683v2, whole genome shotgun sequence genome has a segment encoding these proteins:
- the LOC135972136 gene encoding killer cell lectin-like receptor subfamily F member 1 yields the protein MVDGEVYDYINCPAGSLSSNMSAPAQHHTCPQCPLWHRVGWAGNIVLLGAVIVLAVLVGQRPSQNCQMAAVPQTSPKSDSCEISRNTTPHHRTLENFRSCLKQNLCGVENSSAEGSGCKLCPRHWVPHRDKCYWLSEENQYWSRGRDDCSRRGSHLLVIQDREELEFTQNLTGNQNPVWIGLNITSPGRKWTWVDGSPLNQTLFTVSGPAEENSCAAVKKNQIKSEICNTHYKWICQKEAVRI from the exons ATGGTTGACGGAGAAGTCTATGATTACATAAACTGCCCGGCAGGCTCCCTGTCCAGCAACATGTCAGCCCCGGCTCAGCATCACA CTTGTCCGCAGTGCCCGCTTTGGCATCGGGTGGGCTGGGCCGGGAACATCGTCCTGCTGGGAGCAGTGATAGTGCTGGCTGTCCTGG TTGGCCAGCGCCCATCCCAGAATTGTCAGATGGCAGCCGTCCCGCAGACCTCTCCGAAGAGCGACTCATGTGAGATAAGTCGAAACACAACACCGCACCACCGTACATTGGAGAATTTCCGATCTTGCTTGAAGCAAAACTTGTGTGGGGTGGAAAACAGCTCGGCAG AGGGCTCCGGGTGCAAACTCTGCCCCAGGCACTGGGTGCCGCACAGGGACAAGTGCTACTGGCTTTCTGAAGAGAACCAATACTGGAGCAGGGGCCGTGATGACTGCTCACGGAGGGGATCTCACCTGCTAGTAATCCAGGACCGGGAGGAGCTG GAGTTCACACAGAATCTTACAGGAAATCAAAATCCGGTGTGGATTGGACTCAACATCACATCCCCAGGGAGGAAGTGGACCTGGGTGGATGGTTCCCCGTTAAATCAAACGCT ATTCACGGTATCGGGTCCTGCAGAAGAGAACAGCTGTGCTGCAGTAAAGAAGAATCAGATCAAGTCTGAAATCTGCAACACTCACTATAAATGGATTTGCCAGAAGGAAGCTGTGCGCATTTAA
- the LOC101939893 gene encoding killer cell lectin-like receptor subfamily F member 1 isoform X1: MQTGSAFPPLILAACPQCPLWHRVGWAGNIVLLGAVIVLAVLVGQRSSQNRQTAAVPQTAPKSDSCEINENTTPHHRTLENFRSCLKQNLCGVEKSSAEGSGCKLCPRHWVPHRDKCYWLSEENQYWSRGWDDCSRRGSHLLVIQDREELEFTQNLTGNQNPVWIGLNITSPGRKWTWVDGSPLNQTLFTVSGPAEENSCAAVKKNQIKSEICNTHYKWICQKEAVRI, encoded by the exons ATGCAAACCGGCTCTGCATTTCCCCCCTTGATTCTTGCAGCTTGTCCGCAGTGTCCGCTTTGGCATCGGGTGGGCTGGGCCGGGAACATCGTCCTGCTGGGAGCAGTGATAGTGCTGGCTGTCCTGG TTGGCCAGCGCTCTTCCCAGAATCGCCAGACGGCAGCCGTCCCGCAGACCGCTCCGAAGAGCGACTCGTGTGAGATAAATGAAAACACAACACCGCACCACCGTACATTGGAGAATTTCCGATCTTGCCTCAAGCAAAACTTGTGTGGGGTGGAAAAGAGCTCGGCAG AGGGCTCCGGGTGCAAACTCTGCCCCAGGCACTGGGTGCCGCACAGGGACAAGTGCTACTGGCTGTCTGAAGAGAACCAAtactggagcaggggctgggatgaCTGCTCACGGAGGGGATCTCACCTGCTAGTGATCCAGGACCGGGAGGAACTG GAGTTCACACAGAATCTTACAGGAAATCAAAATCCGGTGTGGATTGGACTCAACATCACATCCCCAGGGAGGAAGTGGACCTGGGTGGATGGTTCCCCGTTAAATCAAACACT ATTCACGGTATCGGGTCCTGCGGAAGAGAACAGCTGTGCTGCAGTAAAGAAGAATCAGATCAAGTCTGAAATCTGCAACACTCACTATAAATGGATTTGCCAGAAGGAAGCTGTGCGCATTTAA